CTGTCCACGGCTTCCATCGTGAGAAAGAGCTTTCTCGGACGATTTTTGAGACCTCACTGTCTGGGTCGTTCGAGTCTCCGAAGATTCGTGCCCCTGTTGGACATGCCTCAACGCATGCAGGCAGCTTACCCTCATATATCCGGTGTCGACATAGAGTGCACTTGTCGGCGACACCCTTAACCGGGTTGAAGAAACGGGCGCCGTATGGACAGTTCTGGATGCATGCGCCACAGCCTATGCAGACGTTATCGTCAACTAGGACCTCGCCGTTGGGTGCTTTGAAGGTTGCGTTAACCGGACATACTTCAACGCATGAGGGCTCTTCGCAATGGTTACACATCTTGGGGACGAATACTACGCCTCCCCCAGGTGTGACATATCTCTCGATCCATGTCCTGAAAACACCTATTGGAACGTTGTTCTCAGCCGCGCAGGCTGCAAGACACGCATAACAGCCATAACACTTAGAAACATCTATAACCATAGCCCACCTCTTCCCAGAAGACTCTTGGCCTACCTCCGCAACACCCGTAGCAAGACCAGTTAAAACCAGCGAAGCACCCGCTGCACAGACCGAAACCAACACGTCACGTCTTTTCAACTGGTCACCATTCGACATATTCGTATAAACATTCTCACATCATGTAGAAAAGCTATGGCCTATAGATGTATACTGATTTATACAGTTGTATCTCTATCTAATGGTCAAGTGTTTGACCTGTCTAAATTTCGCTCTTTCGTAAAGAACCTCCCATCGATTTGGTGATGATCCCGCCATGTAGATAAGTAGTGTGTTTATCGCTTGGGTTTCTTTACCTCCCCCGTTACGAGTAGGTCGAGGGGTGCTCCGTTCACCATTGTTACTTTGTATCTTACGCCGGGGAGGTCTCCCATGGATTTGCCCATGGAGCCGCCGATACCTTCGACGATTACTTCGTCGTGTTCGTCTACGACGTTTAGGGCTCCGTCGCCTGGTAGGAACGCGGTTATGACTTTGCTGTTTTTGATGAGCTGGACGCGGACGCATTTGCGGACGGCTGAGTTGGGCTGACGCGACTCAATACCCACTTTCTGTATCACGATGCCACGGGCCATCGGCGCCCCCTCGAGAGGGTCTGTCTTCTCCTTGAGGTTGAGCATTCTTATGCGGTAATCTCGCTTCGCCCACCTAAACCTGTTCCTAACCTGCTTAAGATGTCTCGCAGCGAATTCTCCGTTGCCCATTCCGGTCTCCGAAAAACAGCTGCATGCCGGTGTTAATAAGGTTGAGCCTATCCGCCGATGGTGTGCATCGGCCTCACATGAGGCACAAACCCTTTAGCCTTAATAAGCGTCTCGACACCCGCGAACTTTTTCCTAAAACTCTCCCTGATAAAAGCGGCTATCTCCTCGTCCGAGGCCCCGCCGCGCAGAAGCCCCTTCACATCATACTCGTCTCTGCTGAAGAGACATGGCACGATTTTTCCATCGGCTGTTAGCCTTATTCTGTCACAGTCGCCGCAGAAAGGCTTGGTCATGCTTGTGATGACGGCGACGTTTCCATCAGCTCCGTCGGCGAATTCGTAAACCACCGCCGTGCTTCCCGGTTCACGCGGCAGCTCAACCAACCCATACTTTTCACGTATCTTCTCTATTATCTCCATGCCGGGCACAAGCCGTGAAACATCCCATAGATGTCTACCGTCGAAAGGCATGTATTCTATGAACCTGATGGAGAAACCTGACTGGCGGCCAAGCTCCACGAAGTCTAGTATCTCGTCGTCGTTGCAGCCACGGGTTACGACGCAGTTTATCTTGATGGGCTGCAGTCCAACCTTCTTCGCCTCCCTAAGCCCGTCCAACACTTTCGAGAAAACATCCTTTCGTCCAACTATTTTTTCAAACCTTTCGGGCTTGAGGCTGTGGAGGCTTACTGTGACGCTTTGGAGTCCTGCTTCTTTGAGCTGCGCCGCCTTTTCCTCCAGAAAGTAGCCGTTGGTTGTCATCGAGATTGTCTCGACGCCGGGTATGCTGCTGATGAGCTTCACGCCCTTCTCCAAGTCACGTCTCATCAGAGGCTCGCCACCGCTCAGCCGAACCTTGGTAACATTCATGCCTACGAGTATTCTGATCACACGCGCCATCTCCTCATAGGTAAGAATCTCCTTATGAGGTATCCAGACGGGGTGAAGAGGCATGCAGAAATCGCATCGGAAGTTGCATCTATCGGTGACCGAGAGACGGAGCTTCCTCGCCACCCTACCGAACCCATCTACCAGCGGCTGCAAACTAGCAAAGATAAGGTACGCGACGCTATAAAGAGATTTTTGATACACTTGGTTGAGTTATTTGACCGCCTGCATCGCATGCCTGTAAACATGTGCGATTGCTCCGAAGAGCATCACGACGACGCCTAGGTTGAAGAGAGAGAGGTTTTTGAGGCCTTCGAGATAGTTTTGGAAAGCGACGAGAGAGAGAATGCCTATGACTGCTAGGAGGCCCATGATTATCCTCACAGCCCATGGGTAGGGGAGCTGGAAGGTTATGGGCCTTGTTCTGACAGGGGGCTTCTGTGGATGCGCCGATGGTGGTGGCGCGATGAACTTGTAGCTTATGATGAAGGATGCGGCCACGAGGAAAGCCAGCAGCGGGTAGAAGATCAGGGGCTCGATGTATACTGCCGTGAAGGCGTCGACCCGCGGCGTGGTGTAGAAGCCCCAGACGGTTGTCACAGCTATGAGGACTAGTGAAGATATTCCCGCCGCCGTGAAGAAGGGCCTCTCTTTCCAGCTGAGTTTTTTGGAGCGGTCGACGAAAGGTATCAGGAGGAAGAATAGGATGAACAGTAGGGGGAGGAAAGCGCCCGCTGTAAACCTCTCAAGCCCCGTCCTCAGAAACGCGTAGATACCGGTGAGATACCACTCCGGCACCTCCACGATCCCCCTTGTCGGGTCATACTTTATCCCAAGGTCGACGGGATAGAGCCCACCCGCTATCAAAATCGCGCCTATGACGCCTGCGACGACTGGCGGGTCGAAGACTAGGTTACGTGGGAAATGGACGAGGACTAGGAGAAGCATAACCATGGGGAGGATGAAGACATGCAGAGCGTAGAACCTGATTATGAGGTCGTAGAGACCGCCGCCGAGAAGAAGAGGCGCAAGCTGGGCCCCAAGGAAGGGCGCGGAGTTTGTGAGTCCGACGGCGATGTTGACCGCCAGCATCGCTCTCTGGTTGAGTATGAGGTCGTATCCTGTGAAAGCCTCGATTACGGTCACGGTTCCTAGAATAATTCCAGTCACCCATATAACCTCGTTCTTGACCTTGAATCTTCCGCTGAAGTATTGGTAGAAGAGGTGGGCGATGGCGAGGAAGACCATCGCGTTTGAGGCGTGGTAGTGGATGTTTCGGATGAAGAAGCCGAAGGCTATACCGTCTTGAATCTGTTTCACACTGTTGTAGGCCTGTGTGACATCGGGTCTGTAGTATAACATTAGAAGAGCTCCAGTGACTCCGAGGAGCAGAAAAACAATTGCCGTTAACGTGCCGAGGTATCCGAAGGGACTGACCGCGACCCGTGGTATTTGGAACCTGAAGGTTACAATCGGTGTTCTCTCAAGCCTCTCCACAAGCCATTTGACAAACTCGTCAAACACACGGCCCAGCGGCCCTGCCTCGGTCTTCTGCTGAGACATTGGTAATTACCTCACCGTCTCAATATATAAGAGTAAATCCAAACAACCTTAAGGCCACAAAGTTAAATAACAAAATCCGTTGCTCAGGGTGTTGAAGCACGTCATCTCGGCTAAGCAGTTCGACCGCGATACACTTGCTGATTTGTTCTCGACTGCGAAGGCTTTGAAGAACAGGTTATCGGAGAAGAGGGGTTTGAAGCTTGCTGTCGACAGGATTTTGATGACGGTGTTTCTGGAGCCTAGCACGAGGACGCGGCTGAGCTTTGTCTACGCCATGAAGCGGCTGGGAGGCGAGGTTGTCGACTTCGGGCCCGAGGAAGTGACAAGCAGGGCTAAGGGCGAGACCTTCGAGGACACTATGCGGATGCTAGACGGATACGCTCCGGATGTGATTGTTCTCAGAAGCCGTGAAGTCGGGGCCGCTGAGAAGGCATCGAAAATCGTCAGATGCAGCGTCATCAACGCGGGTGATGGCTGGAACGAGCATCCCACCCAGGCGCTCCTCGATGTCTACACCATTTGGGAGGAGCTGGGAAAGGTGGATGGACTCAGGATAGCGATTATGGGTGACCTAAGATATGGTAGAACACCCAGCAGCCTCTCCTACCTTCTAGCAAAATATCGAGACATCACCTTCCACTACGTCGCTCCGCCTCAGCTCCAAATCCGCGAAGAGGTGTTGAAGGAGGTCTCCCATCACGATGTTCATCAGCATAGCAGGCTTGAGGAGATAAGGGATGAGGTTGACGTGCTTTATGTGACGAGGCTTCAGAAAGAGCGGCTTGGCGATGAGAACCTGTATCAACAGCTGAGGGGAAGCTACGTCGTCACCGTCGACCTATTGAAGAAACTCAAGAAAATCCCCTTGATAATGCATCCCCTGCCGCGTGTCGATGAGTTGTCAACCGAGGTGGATGCTCTGCCTCAGGCCAAGTATTTCCAGCAGGCGGAGAACGGTGTATACGTCCGCGCCGCCCTTCTTACAAAATTGCTCAACCTCGACACATCAAGCCTTCAGAGAAGCTAAACCCTCAGATTTTTTTGCGAACATCCACAATCCATGAACAGCCGAAGCGGCCACAAGTGCTGCGGGAAGCAAAGCCAGCAGCGCGAAAAGGTCGGTGGATATCCTGACCATTTGTAGAACAGCTGCCGCGGCGAAGTTGAGGCCGAGGACGAGTAAAAGGCCTGAGTATAATTTTCTTCTCCATCCGCCGTCCGTGAACAGTGTTGAGATGGCTATGATGTTTACTGCTCCGAGTCCCGTGACTAAGGAGGTGAGAGGGGCGTTAGAGGTTGCCGCCGCGAGGGCTAGGACGATGGATGACATGGGGAGCAGCTGATATGGAGCTTTCCCCCTCAACAGTTTTACGCCATAAGTTGTTTTGACAGCTTCGCCGACAACTCCGACCGCCGCCGCGAGGGCGATTACCTGCAACACCCTACGAATCAGGGCCGCGGAAGCATCCACCGTGGGAAGACCGGTCAAAGGTGTTAGAAGATTAGCCAAGCCTGTGTGGAAAACGGCGCTATACATGGCGAGTCCAGCAGCCGCAGAAACCATGACAGCGTCGCCGAACCTGCCTCCGTTTCCGCTTAGGGTTGGGGAAAGGGCCGCGAATGCCGCGGGGATGATTAGCAGAGCTTCGGGGCCGAGTTCCGTGCTTATGGATGGCTGCGTCTCTGACAGGGGTGAGAGAAAAATCCCGAGAACGATGAAGAGGAGAACTGCGGCGGCTACGGCTGTGAAGGCCTGGGGAAACGTGGAAACTGTCTTGACACCTGCAGAAGCCGTTGCCAATAGAAGAATAGCCAAGGTTAGTGAGGTCGATTCAGCTGGAAAAGAGATGGTTGTTAAAGCGGCCAGCAGCCCCAGAACGGCCGAGGCTGAGACAGCCTGGGCAATCACTGGGCCCATCCTCTCATAGAGGAGAGTGTGGGAGACGAGAGCCACCGCGAAGACAACAAGGATGGGAAATTCGAGCCCCTCCCCATTAAGGGGTCTGATGATTAACGTGAGCAACAAAGTTGTTGACGCCAGTTGTGGGATGAGGGGTTTCTGGAAACGGAGTCCGAGGCGTGTTAACCAAGGTGTGAGCAAAGCTGTCGCGAGAAAAAGCCCCGCAACCGCTCCGAGGGTGGAGAAACTGCTGAAAAAATAGGACGCGAAAACGAGGTAAAGGTAGAGCATCGAGTAACTTCCCCCCAGACCCGGCCTACGCCGGCCAATCAGAAGAAGACCCAGCGCAGCCGCCGCTACAAGAAGGATGAAAATTATCAGTGGCAACAACCCATAAAGCATCGTGAACCTCGTGTAATAAACTGCGTGGACCAGCTAAGGCGGTGTTATGGTCACGGGTTTTGCGACCGTTATCCTGAAGCCCTCGTTCTGGGCGGCTTCGAGCCAATAGTTGTTGACTTGTTCCTGTATGCTTGCTATCGCCTGCTCCTGTTTCCTCGGCGTGAAGAGATGTCTGAACCTGTTTTGATGTCTGAGATATTCTTCGACGGGTTTCAGAACTGTTGGGATGTATGTGTGGCGGACTTTTCCGTAGACGGATTCCTTCAGAGGCCAGACTCCGCACTCCACCGCCAGCCTCGAGATTCTAACCGAGAGCGAAGGGTCAAACCCCCAGCCTGTTGGACAGGATGAAAACGCTATGAAGAGCTTGGGGCCTTTGAACTGTGAGGCGGTCTCGATTTTTCTAAGCATGTCCACCATGTGCGAGGGAGCTACAGTGGCTATGTAGGGGGGCTTGTGGCTTCGCCAAATCTCGAACAGGTCTTTCTTTGCACCTGTGTAACCTGTTGGATTTCTTTCCGTAGGGGGTGTGGTTGCCGTGGCCGAGCCGTAGGGTGTTGCCCCGCTTTTCTGAAAACCTGTGTTGCCATATGCCTCGTTGTCGTAGACGAGGTAGTAGAAGTCGAGGCCTCTCTCTATCGCGCCTGATGTAGACTGCAGGCCGATGTCATAGGCCGCTCCGTCGCCCGTTACCACGACCACTTTAAGGTCCTCAATACTGTTTACCCGTCCCTTCTCGATTAGAATGTCTAATGCGTCACGTATCCCCTGAGCACCAGCGGGAGCAGAGGCGAAGGCCGTGTACATCCAGCTTGACTTGTTCGGCGTGTAGGGATAAACCTGTAGCAGGGTTAGGCAGCCGGCCGCGTTGACGAAGACTACGTCGGGCCCCAGAACCTTGTGAAAAGCGCGGAGCACAAGCATCGCACCGCATCCCGCGCACATCGTAGCACCGGGAGAGAGATACTCTTCAACCGGAAAATCTCTCAACGTCCTGTACCGCGTCAAGCTTCATCACCTATGTGACCGGCGAGGCGGAGAGCTGTCTGGACATGGGCAAGCTCGTCCGCCCTGAAGAGGAAAACAGGTTTGCCCGGCTGTGTTTTCTCCGGATGCATCAGCATGTGGAAAACATGCTCGAACTCCTCAACCGTTGTATACTTTCCTCCGACACCTCCTATCGCTGAAAGAAGGGTCTCGGGCCTGTTTTTGACATGGTATAGGGCGGCGGCTACCTCGTTGTAGATTATGCCTCCTAGCCCGGGGGAGATGTTCTGGTCGAATACCGCGACCGCTTTTCTGCCGCGCAGCTTTTCCACGATGTCTGGGCTGGGGAAGGGCCTCAGCATCACGAGCTTGACCAGCCCAGCGGGAATACCTTTCTCCCGAAGCCTTACAACAGCTTTTCTGGCGATGCTTGTGAAGGAGTTTGTGACAACTAACACATATTCGGCGTCGTCGAGGAGAAAACCCTCAACAGGGCTGTGAGCCCTGCCCCACATCTCCCTAAACTTTGCCGCAGCCTCTTTGAAAACATCGCTTGCTCTGAGTAGTGATTCATGGATGTTGTGTTTAAAGTATGCGTATATGTGTCCTCCTAGGACCGCAGGGCCCTTGACGACAGGCCTACCCGCTCGGAAGGGATGTGGAGGATTGTATGGTGGTAGAAATTCCTCGACATCGGTTTTCGACGGTATGTAAACAGGCTCGCGTGTGAAGCTAAGGTAGAACCCATCCATGTTGACTATCACGGGCAGCATCACTCTATGGTCCTCTGCAACACGGTAGGCGATTAGAATCAGGTCGAGAACCTCTTGACACTTCTCCGCATGAAGCTGGATGAAGCCGCTGTCACGTGCGGCGAGAACATCGTTGTGGTCAGGCTCTAATGTGATGGGGGCGGCAACGGCTCTCGAGACATTCACCAGCACAAGCGGAGCACGCCAGCCCGCGATATTGTAGAGCATCTCGAAGCCGTAGAGAAGACCTTGGCTCGAGGTGGCTGTGAAGACTCTCGCCCCAGATAGGGAAGCTGTGCCCGCAGCCGTGAGCATGCTATGCTCAGATTCGAGTTGAACAAGCTTCGCCTTCATCAACCCTTGGCTTATCCAGCTGGCGAGCGTCTCGATTATCTCGGTCTGAGGCGTGATCGGATAGGCTGGGATGTAGTCGACATCGGCTATGCGAGCGGCCCAAGCAGCGGCCGCGTTTCCCGTCAACATATCGACTTCACGCAAAAATCTCCACCTCCCTGACAGAGGATATGGCGCGGATGGGGCACTCGACAACACAGATGAGACAGCCCTTGCAGTGCTCATAGTCTATGACGGGCTTATTCTCTGCATCGAGGCTTATGGCCGAGTCGGGACAGTAGACGAAACACACCTTACAGCCCGTGCACTTGCCATAGTCGACCACGGGCCTGAAAACTCTCCAGTTCCCAGTGGACCTGCGCACCGCGTTGCCC
The sequence above is drawn from the Candidatus Caldarchaeum subterraneum genome and encodes:
- a CDS encoding molybdenum cofactor biosynthesis protein A, whose protein sequence is MYQKSLYSVAYLIFASLQPLVDGFGRVARKLRLSVTDRCNFRCDFCMPLHPVWIPHKEILTYEEMARVIRILVGMNVTKVRLSGGEPLMRRDLEKGVKLISSIPGVETISMTTNGYFLEEKAAQLKEAGLQSVTVSLHSLKPERFEKIVGRKDVFSKVLDGLREAKKVGLQPIKINCVVTRGCNDDEILDFVELGRQSGFSIRFIEYMPFDGRHLWDVSRLVPGMEIIEKIREKYGLVELPREPGSTAVVYEFADGADGNVAVITSMTKPFCGDCDRIRLTADGKIVPCLFSRDEYDVKGLLRGGASDEEIAAFIRESFRKKFAGVETLIKAKGFVPHVRPMHTIGG
- a CDS encoding aspartate carbamoyltransferase catalytic subunit, which translates into the protein MLRVLKHVISAKQFDRDTLADLFSTAKALKNRLSEKRGLKLAVDRILMTVFLEPSTRTRLSFVYAMKRLGGEVVDFGPEEVTSRAKGETFEDTMRMLDGYAPDVIVLRSREVGAAEKASKIVRCSVINAGDGWNEHPTQALLDVYTIWEELGKVDGLRIAIMGDLRYGRTPSSLSYLLAKYRDITFHYVAPPQLQIREEVLKEVSHHDVHQHSRLEEIRDEVDVLYVTRLQKERLGDENLYQQLRGSYVVTVDLLKKLKKIPLIMHPLPRVDELSTEVDALPQAKYFQQAENGVYVRAALLTKLLNLDTSSLQRS
- a CDS encoding pyruvate ferredoxin oxidoreductase, beta subunit; this encodes MTRYRTLRDFPVEEYLSPGATMCAGCGAMLVLRAFHKVLGPDVVFVNAAGCLTLLQVYPYTPNKSSWMYTAFASAPAGAQGIRDALDILIEKGRVNSIEDLKVVVVTGDGAAYDIGLQSTSGAIERGLDFYYLVYDNEAYGNTGFQKSGATPYGSATATTPPTERNPTGYTGAKKDLFEIWRSHKPPYIATVAPSHMVDMLRKIETASQFKGPKLFIAFSSCPTGWGFDPSLSVRISRLAVECGVWPLKESVYGKVRHTYIPTVLKPVEEYLRHQNRFRHLFTPRKQEQAIASIQEQVNNYWLEAAQNEGFRITVAKPVTITPP
- a CDS encoding small subunit ribosomal protein S12, which produces MGNGEFAARHLKQVRNRFRWAKRDYRIRMLNLKEKTDPLEGAPMARGIVIQKVGIESRQPNSAVRKCVRVQLIKNSKVITAFLPGDGALNVVDEHDEVIVEGIGGSMGKSMGDLPGVRYKVTMVNGAPLDLLVTGEVKKPKR
- a CDS encoding cytochrome b/b6 domain-containing protein, whose protein sequence is MSQQKTEAGPLGRVFDEFVKWLVERLERTPIVTFRFQIPRVAVSPFGYLGTLTAIVFLLLGVTGALLMLYYRPDVTQAYNSVKQIQDGIAFGFFIRNIHYHASNAMVFLAIAHLFYQYFSGRFKVKNEVIWVTGIILGTVTVIEAFTGYDLILNQRAMLAVNIAVGLTNSAPFLGAQLAPLLLGGGLYDLIIRFYALHVFILPMVMLLLVLVHFPRNLVFDPPVVAGVIGAILIAGGLYPVDLGIKYDPTRGIVEVPEWYLTGIYAFLRTGLERFTAGAFLPLLFILFFLLIPFVDRSKKLSWKERPFFTAAGISSLVLIAVTTVWGFYTTPRVDAFTAVYIEPLIFYPLLAFLVAASFIISYKFIAPPPSAHPQKPPVRTRPITFQLPYPWAVRIIMGLLAVIGILSLVAFQNYLEGLKNLSLFNLGVVVMLFGAIAHVYRHAMQAVK
- a CDS encoding pyruvate ferredoxin oxidoreductase, alpha subunit — encoded protein: MREVDMLTGNAAAAWAARIADVDYIPAYPITPQTEIIETLASWISQGLMKAKLVQLESEHSMLTAAGTASLSGARVFTATSSQGLLYGFEMLYNIAGWRAPLVLVNVSRAVAAPITLEPDHNDVLAARDSGFIQLHAEKCQEVLDLILIAYRVAEDHRVMLPVIVNMDGFYLSFTREPVYIPSKTDVEEFLPPYNPPHPFRAGRPVVKGPAVLGGHIYAYFKHNIHESLLRASDVFKEAAAKFREMWGRAHSPVEGFLLDDAEYVLVVTNSFTSIARKAVVRLREKGIPAGLVKLVMLRPFPSPDIVEKLRGRKAVAVFDQNISPGLGGIIYNEVAAALYHVKNRPETLLSAIGGVGGKYTTVEEFEHVFHMLMHPEKTQPGKPVFLFRADELAHVQTALRLAGHIGDEA
- a CDS encoding molybdopterin oxidoreductase, iron-sulfur binding subunit yields the protein MSNGDQLKRRDVLVSVCAAGASLVLTGLATGVAEVGQESSGKRWAMVIDVSKCYGCYACLAACAAENNVPIGVFRTWIERYVTPGGGVVFVPKMCNHCEEPSCVEVCPVNATFKAPNGEVLVDDNVCIGCGACIQNCPYGARFFNPVKGVADKCTLCRHRIYEGKLPACVEACPTGARIFGDSNDPDSEVSKIVRESSFSRWKPWTGNKPMTFYIGLPEEANR